Within the Pseudomonadota bacterium genome, the region CGGAACAATTAGTGAAAGATATCCATAAGGCAATTGTGACCGCGATTCACCCCGTAAGCACGGGTCGGCCCGGTGTTGAGCCGGACTCCCGGGCAAGATAAGGAAACAAGAATGAACAGGAAGGAATCTTTAATAGACTTGTTAATCCATGACCTGACAGGACCATTATCAATAGCATCCACAAGCATCAACAGCCTTATCAAAAAGCAGGATAAATACGGCCCTGTTACAGGACGTCAGGGGACAACTTTGAATATGGCTTTGCGGAATATAAACAAGGCAAGAACTTTTCTCAATGAGATAATAGAGGTTTATCGTTCGGAAGAAGGTCTGTTCAGAAAAGAGTTTTGTTCAATTCAGGATCTCCTCAGGGATGCTCTTATCGAAGCCATGGAACTGATTGACCCGGATGTTACAGAGAAGCTATCGGGCGCAGACGGGTATGATAAATTCAGTCAGCTTCTTGAGGATAACGGGGTTACTATTGATATTACAGGAAAATATAACACATCTTCTTTCTGTCATGATAGAACAAAGATCCAGCAGATCTTGCGAAACCTTATTACTAATGCCCTGAAGTATCGACAGAAAAAGGTCGCTGTAACCATAAGCGGAGATACGGAACTTATTATAGCAATTGAAAATGACGGCTCGGGGATATCACAAGAGAAACAGGATGTTATTTTTAATCGTTTCTCCCATTTAAAAGACAAAGAAGAAAACGATATGAAAGGTCTCGGGTTCGGTCTTTCATGTGTAAAAACAATTATAGAAACAATGAACGGAAACATCACGTTGTCAAGTAGTGAAGGACGGGGTACGTGTTTTACAATACGAATCCCGTCCCTTTAGGAAAAAATTGAAAAGGAGGAGCACTTTATGGCTGAGTCTGTTTTAAATGGAAGAAGAGTACTTGCAGTTGATGATGAGCCTGATGTTTTGACGGTTCTCGAAGAAGAGATTATGGATGCCTGCCCAAAATGCATCTTTGATAAGGCCACCACATATGAAGAGGCGGCAAATAAGCTGGAATCCAATAATTACGACGTTGTAATC harbors:
- a CDS encoding sensor histidine kinase, with the translated sequence MNRKESLIDLLIHDLTGPLSIASTSINSLIKKQDKYGPVTGRQGTTLNMALRNINKARTFLNEIIEVYRSEEGLFRKEFCSIQDLLRDALIEAMELIDPDVTEKLSGADGYDKFSQLLEDNGVTIDITGKYNTSSFCHDRTKIQQILRNLITNALKYRQKKVAVTISGDTELIIAIENDGSGISQEKQDVIFNRFSHLKDKEENDMKGLGFGLSCVKTIIETMNGNITLSSSEGRGTCFTIRIPSL